In one Mucilaginibacter sp. PAMB04168 genomic region, the following are encoded:
- a CDS encoding HAMP domain-containing sensor histidine kinase, translated as MQLLWYRIHTPCNKIFWYWVCAIALIGGVSGCKQRHSSAKQASFSVVIDSANKLYDSGKQARAVFYLDSAIIDLSSLSVNQRADFLTIHYNYYLHIKGDNNKALRYADELLKLSQITTDQENKLALYGKARFFRGDVLFRQNKYNEAYLNYFQGKLAANKSSKLHNCMLSDYSYHMGMILYKQERYRLAAQSFRTSFNETMTCDLTFRSFYRRQELLNNVGISFNKIDEPDSALFYFDKALIFLNNVPKKYAVANKLLQAARGVIYGNQASVYINTNHLNKAKALLKKSISINSQEGFDNNDALLSQLKLVKLYEKQNQIDSMFLVLKLVQTNLLAAHNDEAVTDWNSLMASYYEHKGQYANSVKYYKQFNASQAAVFKKTFTLKATDVTEELKRFEGAYEVNELKRTNELKSIYLIVALVVFVMAITILMLLYANWKKSKRLLSTMSELNLQINAKNEDLQKALAGLELSNQEKDRILRTVVHDLRNPIGGIASLTTSVIEDDNCSAEQRGYLRLVKDTAYNSLELINEILEATNNSNGALEKQWVDINDLLYNSVELLKFKAAEKNQQILLEALDESEEILISREKIWRVVSNLIVNAIKFSPVGSKIKVKVIKIEDDIEILVNDHGIGIPDDMKNVVFHMFTEAKRPGTLGEKSFGLGLSICRQIVELHNGEIWFDSNAQDGTTFYVKLKQVARTATPVAAQS; from the coding sequence ATGCAACTATTATGGTATCGTATACACACTCCTTGTAATAAGATATTCTGGTATTGGGTGTGTGCTATAGCCTTAATTGGGGGCGTTTCAGGTTGCAAGCAACGCCATTCATCAGCAAAGCAAGCTTCTTTTTCTGTAGTAATCGATTCTGCAAATAAGCTTTACGATTCGGGGAAACAAGCACGAGCGGTATTTTACCTCGATTCTGCCATAATTGATCTTTCCAGTTTATCTGTCAATCAGCGGGCCGACTTCTTGACAATTCATTACAACTATTATCTACATATTAAAGGAGACAATAACAAGGCTTTGCGTTATGCCGACGAGTTATTAAAGCTATCGCAAATTACTACCGACCAGGAGAACAAGCTTGCGCTGTATGGCAAGGCTCGCTTTTTTAGAGGTGATGTTTTGTTCAGACAGAATAAATATAATGAGGCTTACTTAAATTATTTTCAAGGCAAGCTGGCAGCCAACAAAAGCAGCAAACTACACAACTGTATGCTAAGCGATTACAGCTACCATATGGGTATGATACTCTATAAGCAGGAACGGTACCGGCTCGCAGCGCAATCTTTCCGGACGAGTTTTAATGAAACCATGACTTGCGACCTGACCTTTCGTTCATTTTATCGCCGGCAGGAATTACTTAATAATGTTGGCATTAGTTTCAACAAGATTGACGAGCCTGACAGCGCATTGTTTTACTTTGACAAAGCCTTAATTTTCTTAAATAATGTGCCAAAAAAATATGCTGTTGCCAACAAATTGTTGCAGGCTGCACGCGGCGTTATATATGGCAATCAGGCATCCGTTTACATCAACACTAATCACCTTAATAAGGCAAAGGCTTTACTTAAAAAAAGCATTTCTATTAACAGCCAAGAAGGATTTGATAATAACGACGCACTTTTATCGCAGCTGAAGCTGGTTAAATTATACGAAAAGCAGAATCAGATAGATTCTATGTTTCTAGTGCTAAAATTGGTTCAAACTAACTTGCTCGCCGCGCATAACGATGAAGCAGTTACCGACTGGAATAGTTTAATGGCTTCTTATTACGAGCATAAAGGCCAGTATGCTAATTCGGTTAAGTATTATAAACAATTTAATGCATCACAGGCAGCCGTTTTTAAAAAAACGTTTACGCTAAAAGCAACAGACGTTACCGAGGAGTTGAAACGTTTTGAAGGTGCCTATGAAGTGAATGAGCTAAAAAGGACCAACGAGCTAAAGAGTATCTACTTAATTGTTGCTCTTGTGGTTTTTGTTATGGCTATCACTATATTGATGCTTCTTTACGCAAATTGGAAAAAGTCTAAAAGATTGCTTAGTACAATGAGCGAGCTTAATCTGCAAATTAACGCCAAGAACGAAGATTTACAAAAAGCACTAGCAGGGCTTGAATTGAGCAACCAGGAAAAAGACCGCATATTACGCACCGTTGTGCATGACCTGCGCAATCCCATAGGTGGTATTGCCTCACTTACCACCTCGGTTATTGAAGACGACAACTGCTCTGCCGAACAACGAGGTTATTTACGTTTGGTTAAAGATACTGCCTATAATAGCCTTGAACTCATTAACGAGATACTTGAAGCAACTAATAACAGTAACGGGGCGTTAGAAAAACAGTGGGTAGATATTAACGATCTGCTTTATAACAGCGTTGAATTATTAAAATTTAAAGCAGCCGAAAAAAATCAGCAAATTTTATTGGAGGCACTTGATGAATCTGAAGAAATACTCATTAGCCGGGAAAAAATATGGAGGGTTGTTAGTAACCTTATAGTCAACGCTATAAAGTTTAGTCCGGTAGGAAGTAAAATTAAAGTTAAGGTTATTAAGATTGAAGATGATATCGAGATTTTAGTGAATGATCATGGTATTGGTATTCCGGATGACATGAAAAACGTTGTCTTTCATATGTTTACGGAAGCCAAACGGCCAGGCACCCTTGGCGAAAAATCATTCGGCTTGGGCTTGTCCATCTGCCGGCAAATTGTAGAATTACACAACGGCGAAATTTGGTTTGACAGCAATGCGCAGGACGGCACCACGTTTTACGTTAAATTGAAGCAGGTAGCCCGGACAGCGACGCCAGTTGCTGCGCAAAGCTAA
- a CDS encoding GH1 family beta-glucosidase, whose product MDIHHTTNSFNKHLFGPNFHWGVSTAAFQTEGAWNANGKGPSIWDTFTQKKGKVHGNQNAFVACDFYNRYEQDIDLIKQLNIPNFRFSIAWSRILPDGTGIVNQDGINFYNKVIDYCLQQGVEPWLTLYHWDLPQTLENRGGWTNRESIEWFSGFVELCAKHFGDRVKHWMVMNEPAVFTGAGYFLGLHAPGRTGLKNFLPAVHHVTLSIAAGARKLRSLLPDVVIGNTFSCSHIEPYSAKANDVAAAKRADVLINRLYIEPLLGLGYPIADLPVLQKLEKYFKPGDEDALAFDFDFIGLQNYTREVVKHSFFTPYISAKLVEAKTRNVPLTEMGWEVYPQAMYEILKKFSAYPQIKRILITENGAAFKDTLQDTRLNDILRIQYIQDNLQQLLRAKQEGCPVDGYFIWTLTDNFEWAEGYRPRFGLVHIDFETQQRTIKNSGYWYRNFLK is encoded by the coding sequence ATGGATATTCATCATACTACCAATTCTTTCAATAAGCATTTATTCGGTCCCAATTTTCATTGGGGAGTTTCTACCGCTGCGTTTCAAACAGAGGGCGCATGGAATGCTAACGGAAAAGGGCCATCTATATGGGACACCTTTACGCAAAAAAAAGGTAAAGTTCACGGAAATCAGAATGCCTTTGTTGCCTGTGATTTTTATAACCGTTATGAGCAGGACATAGACCTGATCAAACAGCTTAATATACCTAATTTTCGCTTCTCTATAGCCTGGTCGCGTATTTTGCCTGATGGAACAGGCATTGTTAACCAAGACGGTATAAACTTTTATAATAAGGTTATTGATTATTGCTTACAACAAGGGGTAGAACCATGGCTTACTCTTTACCACTGGGACTTACCACAAACCCTTGAAAATAGGGGAGGCTGGACCAACAGGGAAAGTATAGAATGGTTTTCGGGCTTTGTGGAGCTGTGTGCCAAGCACTTTGGCGACCGGGTTAAACATTGGATGGTGATGAACGAGCCGGCGGTATTTACAGGTGCCGGTTACTTTTTAGGCTTACATGCACCAGGCCGTACGGGCTTAAAAAACTTTTTACCGGCGGTACACCATGTTACTTTAAGTATAGCAGCTGGTGCGCGTAAATTACGCAGCTTGCTTCCTGATGTGGTAATCGGTAATACATTTTCCTGTTCTCACATTGAACCTTATAGTGCTAAAGCTAATGACGTGGCAGCAGCAAAGCGCGCCGACGTATTAATAAACCGGCTATATATAGAGCCACTTCTTGGCTTAGGGTACCCGATTGCAGATTTGCCGGTACTGCAAAAGCTAGAAAAGTATTTTAAGCCAGGCGACGAAGACGCTTTAGCATTTGATTTCGACTTTATAGGTTTGCAAAACTATACGCGTGAGGTGGTTAAGCATTCGTTCTTTACTCCGTACATCAGCGCTAAATTGGTTGAAGCTAAAACACGCAATGTGCCTTTAACGGAAATGGGGTGGGAGGTTTACCCACAGGCCATGTATGAGATTTTAAAAAAGTTTAGCGCTTATCCGCAAATTAAACGCATACTTATTACCGAAAATGGTGCGGCATTCAAAGACACCTTACAGGATACACGTTTAAACGATATTTTGCGTATCCAATATATACAAGATAATTTACAACAGTTACTGAGAGCAAAACAGGAGGGATGCCCAGTAGATGGTTACTTTATATGGACACTCACAGATAATTTTGAGTGGGCTGAGGGCTACCGCCCGAGATTTGGTTTGGTGCATATTGATTTCGAAACCCAACAACGCACCATAAAAAATTCTGGATATTGGTATAGGAATTTCCTCAAGTAA
- the lysA gene encoding diaminopimelate decarboxylase translates to MFSKTSIAHFNQLETPFYYYDLDLLQQTVAACIAAAQPHNYHVHYALKANFNPKVLQIIQAAGMGADCVSGNEVKEAIAQGFDKNKVVFAGVGKSDREINAALDAEIFCFNVESVQELEIINELAAVKGKVARVAIRINPNVDAHTHHFITTGLEENKFGINTWQLDDVITTLKSCDNLDFTGIHFHVGSQITNLDVFKNLCGRVNELSNWFEQQNMPVKVLNVGGGLGVDYYQPDNNPIGDFNSFFKIYRDHLKVKPGQEVHFELGRALVAQSASLVSRVLYVKNGQKKNFLVLDAGMTELIRPMLYQAYHHIENLTRLHGTEAATVNYDVVGPICESTDSFRTDVALPESKRGDLIAVRTAGAYGEVMASSYNLRDRVQSVYSTQTELLDVQQ, encoded by the coding sequence ATGTTCTCTAAAACCAGCATAGCCCATTTCAATCAACTGGAAACCCCTTTTTATTACTACGATCTTGATTTGCTTCAGCAAACAGTAGCTGCTTGTATCGCAGCTGCACAGCCACACAATTACCACGTGCATTATGCACTGAAAGCCAACTTTAATCCTAAAGTGCTGCAAATTATACAGGCAGCGGGCATGGGTGCCGATTGTGTGAGCGGCAACGAAGTTAAGGAAGCCATAGCGCAGGGTTTTGATAAAAACAAAGTGGTATTCGCGGGTGTAGGCAAGTCCGACCGTGAAATCAACGCGGCGCTGGATGCTGAAATATTTTGCTTTAATGTCGAGTCTGTTCAGGAATTGGAAATCATTAATGAACTGGCGGCAGTTAAAGGCAAAGTTGCCCGTGTAGCTATTCGGATAAATCCTAATGTGGATGCACATACCCATCATTTTATTACCACCGGCTTAGAAGAGAACAAATTTGGCATTAATACCTGGCAACTTGACGATGTGATAACTACCTTGAAAAGCTGCGATAATTTAGATTTCACAGGCATACATTTTCATGTTGGCTCGCAAATAACAAATCTTGATGTTTTCAAAAATCTTTGCGGTAGGGTAAATGAGTTAAGCAATTGGTTTGAGCAGCAGAACATGCCGGTTAAAGTGTTAAATGTAGGCGGTGGTTTAGGGGTAGATTACTATCAGCCCGATAATAACCCAATTGGCGACTTTAACAGCTTTTTCAAAATATATCGCGATCACTTAAAAGTGAAGCCGGGACAGGAAGTGCATTTTGAACTGGGCCGCGCATTGGTGGCACAATCGGCATCGTTGGTATCCCGGGTACTTTATGTAAAAAATGGTCAGAAAAAGAATTTTTTGGTGCTGGATGCAGGTATGACTGAGTTGATACGGCCCATGCTTTACCAGGCTTATCACCACATCGAGAATTTAACGCGATTGCATGGAACCGAAGCAGCAACAGTTAATTATGATGTGGTTGGTCCGATTTGTGAAAGTACTGACAGTTTCAGAACAGATGTTGCTTTGCCCGAATCTAAAAGGGGTGATTTAATCGCTGTTAGAACGGCGGGCGCTTACGGTGAGGTTATGGCTTCGTCGTACAACTTGCGCGACCGGGTGCAAAGTGTATATTCTACTCAGACTGAGCTGCTGGATGTACAACAATAA
- a CDS encoding TonB-dependent receptor, producing MRKIILYLLLYIPLCLSAQTGTHGNVVDAITHEPLSGVTVSSADSSSKSNISTITNRFGEFNIALSSRLRFTYMGYTTQIMKINPGDAKISVSLSPSAVDLQPVIISASREGQARENAPIAISKINTVQIQDTKATALYQLLNKVAGVYMVNLGNEQHTMAIRQPITYNALYLYMEDGLPIRPTGIFNHNALYEINMNSVKDIEVIKGPASSLYGSNSIGGAVNFITQNPPTGYAGRLQLQGDNYHYRRVDADGGFTSGKFGLYVGGYIAHQADSWQDYSDFDKYSASLKTTYDFTSATHLTVSGSYNYLNTQTPGSLDSLRFYNRSYSSNQQFTYRRVKALRANARLDHAWSSKAQTFVTLYFRNNSTAQLPSYFISDVRSSTGQYVSSNGQVNDQRFNSYGLLAQHRLNFNFLNSRLIAGVYLDNSPSSFYAQALSIQKDVANNFYTGYSNTGTYIDDYRIKLFNTAAYAQYEIKPAEPLRIVMGLRYDRVNYNFKNGLPPSNTKYKQQQTNNFDVLAPKLGLTYNLGNHKGLYANYSLGFQPPETGDLFSSRQQVPLKQATFNNYEVGGWFTMLNNKLYAEVSLYDLEGKNEIISQLLPDNTTQNQNAGATQHRGIEYTLTYLPVQQLALRFSGTNAYHTYKDYSEVSTNFGTGQTQVTVYNGKRMSNAPSWIANAELTYKPAFLHGFRAATEWQHINQYYTNPANSKRYNGYNVANLRLGYDFKQQVLKGAGIWFNALNITNELYATSVTSNQYGDTYYAAPPRTYTLGISYSFSKY from the coding sequence ATGCGGAAAATTATATTATACCTTTTACTATATATACCCTTATGTCTATCGGCTCAAACTGGTACGCATGGAAATGTAGTTGATGCCATAACACATGAACCATTGTCTGGCGTAACAGTAAGTAGTGCAGACAGTAGCTCTAAAAGCAATATCAGCACAATCACCAATCGTTTTGGCGAATTTAACATTGCTCTTTCTTCGAGGCTGCGTTTTACCTATATGGGTTACACCACCCAAATTATGAAAATAAACCCGGGTGATGCCAAGATCAGTGTGAGCTTATCACCTTCGGCTGTCGATTTGCAGCCGGTCATAATTTCGGCCAGCCGTGAAGGACAAGCACGTGAAAACGCCCCTATTGCGATTAGCAAGATTAACACGGTGCAAATTCAGGACACAAAAGCTACTGCCTTATACCAGCTTTTGAACAAGGTTGCCGGCGTATACATGGTTAATCTCGGTAATGAGCAGCACACCATGGCCATCAGGCAACCTATCACCTATAACGCCTTGTATCTTTATATGGAAGATGGCCTGCCTATACGGCCTACAGGCATTTTTAACCACAATGCTTTGTACGAGATAAATATGAACAGTGTAAAGGATATTGAGGTAATCAAAGGTCCAGCATCATCATTATATGGTAGCAACTCAATTGGCGGAGCAGTAAATTTTATTACGCAAAATCCACCAACCGGTTATGCCGGACGCTTACAATTACAGGGCGATAACTATCATTACAGGCGCGTTGATGCCGACGGTGGCTTTACCAGCGGAAAGTTTGGTTTATATGTTGGCGGCTATATTGCCCACCAAGCCGATAGCTGGCAGGATTATTCAGACTTTGACAAGTACTCGGCCAGCTTAAAAACCACCTATGATTTTACTTCGGCAACCCATCTTACTGTATCAGGATCATACAACTACCTGAACACCCAAACGCCCGGCAGCCTGGATAGCCTCAGATTTTATAACCGTAGTTATAGCAGCAACCAGCAATTTACTTATCGTAGGGTTAAAGCTTTAAGAGCCAATGCGAGGTTAGATCATGCCTGGAGCAGCAAAGCACAAACATTTGTAACGCTATATTTCCGCAATAATTCGACTGCACAGTTGCCCAGCTACTTTATTTCTGATGTGCGCAGTAGTACCGGCCAGTATGTAAGCTCGAATGGGCAGGTTAACGACCAACGTTTCAATAGCTACGGGTTACTTGCACAGCACCGTTTAAATTTCAACTTTTTAAACTCCAGATTAATTGCCGGTGTGTATCTCGATAATAGTCCAAGCTCGTTTTATGCACAAGCGTTAAGTATACAAAAAGACGTGGCTAATAATTTTTATACAGGGTACAGTAACACTGGTACTTATATCGATGATTACCGCATTAAATTATTCAATACGGCAGCTTACGCCCAGTACGAGATTAAACCGGCTGAGCCGCTACGCATTGTGATGGGGCTACGTTATGACCGAGTGAATTATAACTTTAAAAATGGATTACCGCCCAGTAATACCAAATACAAACAGCAGCAAACCAATAACTTTGACGTTTTAGCGCCTAAACTTGGTTTAACATACAATTTAGGTAACCATAAAGGCTTATACGCCAACTATAGTTTAGGCTTTCAACCTCCCGAAACAGGCGACTTATTCAGCTCGCGGCAGCAAGTGCCTTTAAAACAGGCTACCTTTAATAATTATGAGGTAGGCGGCTGGTTCACCATGCTAAATAATAAGCTATATGCGGAAGTGAGTTTGTATGACCTGGAAGGCAAAAATGAGATTATTAGCCAGCTGCTTCCGGATAATACCACACAAAATCAAAATGCAGGAGCTACACAGCATCGCGGTATTGAGTATACACTTACCTACCTGCCTGTACAACAACTTGCCCTTCGCTTTAGCGGAACTAATGCCTACCACACTTACAAAGACTATAGCGAGGTAAGCACAAACTTTGGCACAGGGCAAACCCAGGTCACCGTTTACAATGGTAAGCGCATGAGCAATGCCCCCAGTTGGATTGCAAACGCCGAGCTTACTTATAAACCGGCATTTTTGCATGGTTTTCGAGCAGCAACTGAATGGCAGCACATAAATCAATATTATACAAATCCGGCTAATAGCAAGCGTTATAATGGCTATAACGTTGCTAACCTGCGTTTGGGATATGACTTTAAGCAACAAGTCTTGAAAGGTGCCGGCATCTGGTTCAATGCCCTGAACATAACCAATGAACTTTATGCTACCTCGGTAACCAGCAACCAGTATGGCGACACATATTATGCTGCTCCTCCGCGTACGTACACGTTAGGCATTAGCTATTCATTTTCAAAATATTAA
- a CDS encoding PepSY domain-containing protein: MEVQLQPKTAKRKFYKWHRVIGLISLVPIIFWTVSGLSHPFMSNWFRPFIPQEVFKPLSQQQMAPKLSLQQIMDKNQAVEIRNFSLVHFAKGTYYQLLKRDSSYSYYSATDGSILPNGDQQYAIYLARYFTQDSVSAIKSTVLQKSYDDNYAPINRLLPVWKISLKRADGMDVYIETSQSRLGTFNNNTRKTFLWIFKQFHNWQFLGDLAGETFRIVVLLIIVSFMLLSLLSGIIVYGLFWNRFKQIRLKQEANGRHNNRFVHRFHRQLGLIVSFVMLCFVISGGFHLWVKLQNQGAAQKPFEQLINRSDLGASNLNLVIADSLIKRISIIKFNGLAYYQVLNNKKEYLYINAVNGSILDGGDNKFAQYLAGYFGNKSHQYHKLLLNTEPVKQFTEEYGFINKRLPVVKVSYPHNEDWYIETSSAKLATKVAGIDRTEGFSFIFLHKYFGMTWAGKNIRDIVSMLAAAGVLVVSLFGFAAFLKNK, from the coding sequence ATGGAAGTTCAGTTACAACCCAAAACAGCCAAGCGGAAGTTTTATAAATGGCACCGCGTTATTGGTTTGATAAGCCTGGTGCCCATAATATTTTGGACTGTTAGTGGCCTTTCCCACCCTTTCATGTCAAACTGGTTTAGGCCTTTTATTCCGCAGGAAGTATTTAAGCCACTCAGCCAGCAACAAATGGCCCCAAAGCTTTCCTTACAGCAAATTATGGATAAAAACCAGGCGGTCGAGATCAGGAACTTTAGTTTGGTACACTTTGCAAAAGGCACCTACTATCAATTGCTAAAACGCGATAGTTCTTACAGTTATTATTCTGCTACCGATGGCAGCATTTTGCCTAACGGCGATCAACAATACGCCATTTACCTTGCCCGGTATTTTACGCAAGACTCAGTTTCTGCTATTAAAAGTACCGTGTTGCAAAAAAGCTATGACGACAATTATGCACCTATTAATCGCCTCTTACCGGTTTGGAAAATCTCTTTAAAAAGAGCCGATGGAATGGACGTTTATATAGAAACCAGCCAAAGCCGCCTGGGAACGTTCAACAACAACACCCGTAAAACATTTTTATGGATTTTTAAACAGTTTCACAACTGGCAATTTTTGGGAGATTTAGCAGGAGAAACATTCCGCATTGTTGTACTGCTAATTATTGTCTCGTTCATGCTGTTGTCCTTACTTTCGGGCATAATTGTATACGGACTTTTTTGGAACCGCTTTAAACAGATCAGACTAAAACAAGAAGCAAACGGACGGCACAATAATCGCTTTGTACACCGCTTCCACCGTCAGCTAGGTTTAATCGTGTCGTTTGTAATGCTTTGCTTCGTAATAAGCGGAGGGTTTCATTTATGGGTTAAATTACAAAACCAGGGTGCCGCACAAAAACCCTTTGAGCAACTAATCAATCGGTCTGACTTAGGAGCCAGCAATCTGAATTTGGTTATAGCTGATAGTTTAATTAAGCGCATAAGTATAATAAAATTCAATGGGCTTGCGTATTATCAGGTACTCAATAACAAAAAAGAGTATTTGTATATAAATGCAGTAAACGGTAGTATTCTTGATGGTGGAGACAATAAATTTGCACAGTATTTGGCCGGTTACTTTGGCAACAAATCCCATCAGTATCACAAATTGCTGCTAAACACCGAACCTGTTAAGCAATTTACAGAGGAATACGGCTTTATTAACAAACGCTTGCCGGTTGTTAAAGTAAGTTACCCGCACAATGAAGACTGGTATATCGAAACCTCTTCTGCAAAGCTAGCTACAAAAGTTGCCGGTATTGACCGTACCGAAGGTTTCTCATTCATCTTTTTACACAAATACTTTGGTATGACTTGGGCTGGCAAAAACATTCGAGACATAGTTAGCATGTTGGCTGCAGCCGGTGTGTTAGTTGTATCTTTGTTTGGTTTTGCAGCTTTTTTAAAAAACAAATAA
- a CDS encoding heavy metal-binding domain-containing protein: protein MKKLSILCLMITLAACNQSSQTKTIAPNNEDKTVYTCTMHPDVKADKPGICPQCGMDLVEKN from the coding sequence ATGAAAAAATTAAGCATTCTTTGCCTGATGATTACTTTAGCTGCGTGCAATCAATCATCACAAACCAAAACCATAGCGCCGAATAACGAAGACAAAACTGTTTATACCTGCACTATGCACCCAGATGTAAAGGCAGATAAGCCAGGCATTTGCCCACAATGTGGAATGGACTTAGTTGAAAAGAATTAA
- a CDS encoding SCO family protein yields the protein MKLINLTFITALIWSSCTQNKSNTILPIYGNREPITKTVNRKTVTDTVYQTIPDFKFVNQYGKEITRKSLDGSIYVADFFFTSCPSICPVMHRNMLNVYNEFKTSGNVKIISHSIDPKHDSVPVLKSYAEKLGITGNNWWFLQGDKEATYKLAGNYLTAVQEDKNAPGGFVHAGYFILVDKQKRIRGTYDGTNADEVQKLIGDIKTLQNETSNSIAQ from the coding sequence ATGAAATTGATTAACTTAACTTTTATCACTGCTTTGATTTGGAGTTCGTGTACACAAAATAAAAGCAATACTATACTACCCATATACGGTAACCGCGAGCCTATAACCAAAACGGTGAACAGAAAAACGGTAACTGATACCGTTTACCAAACCATACCCGATTTTAAGTTTGTGAACCAATATGGCAAAGAAATAACACGCAAATCTTTAGACGGCAGTATTTATGTAGCCGATTTCTTTTTTACAAGTTGCCCATCTATTTGCCCGGTTATGCACCGCAACATGCTCAATGTTTACAATGAATTTAAAACTTCGGGCAATGTTAAAATTATATCGCATAGCATCGATCCCAAACATGATAGCGTGCCTGTATTAAAAAGCTATGCCGAAAAACTAGGCATCACCGGTAACAATTGGTGGTTTTTGCAAGGAGATAAAGAAGCTACATACAAATTGGCCGGAAACTATTTAACCGCAGTACAAGAAGACAAGAATGCCCCGGGTGGCTTTGTACATGCGGGGTATTTTATATTAGTTGATAAGCAAAAACGCATTCGTGGTACTTATGACGGCACAAATGCCGACGAGGTGCAAAAGCTAATCGGCGATATTAAAACACTTCAAAATGAGACTTCAAACAGTATAGCACAATGA
- a CDS encoding cytochrome c has translation MKLKVIFVLLGAIIVLAYSCQSEQKLEFMRYYTSGQQLYKTRCQNCHGPQGEGLAALIPPLTDSLFLKNNRSKLACYVKNGLKLPILVNSKAYNGQMPPADLTPVEIAQVLTYVQNSFGNNQGLHSIEQVNKDLNNCN, from the coding sequence ATGAAACTGAAAGTTATCTTTGTTCTTTTAGGCGCAATCATCGTATTGGCATACTCTTGCCAAAGCGAGCAAAAACTAGAATTTATGCGCTACTATACATCAGGTCAACAACTGTACAAAACGCGTTGTCAGAATTGCCATGGTCCGCAAGGCGAAGGTTTGGCCGCTCTCATACCGCCGCTCACCGATTCGCTGTTCCTGAAAAACAACCGCAGCAAATTAGCATGTTATGTCAAAAACGGTTTAAAACTACCCATACTTGTCAATAGTAAAGCTTACAACGGGCAAATGCCGCCTGCTGACCTTACCCCGGTCGAAATTGCTCAGGTACTTACTTATGTACAAAATTCATTTGGAAATAATCAGGGGCTCCATTCAATTGAACAAGTAAATAAAGACTTAAACAATTGTAATTGA